A genomic region of Fusarium oxysporum Fo47 chromosome VI, complete sequence contains the following coding sequences:
- a CDS encoding kinase-like domain-containing protein, with translation MSAPEDYMSDEWTGTDSEINSDDLTDICTNDGSDDGSDGGSEEVPEIDPEVFGPLANITAESLIALASRIAKDVLHVSAENATLVNRLSGSFNIVHIVQLETLKLVIRVPATGWGAGMTKTAEDALASQVATMCFIRQQTGAPVPEVYSWDPTNDNEVGAPFICMSFLAGETASRVWFKDSINAEEREEVRLNILTSLANIMAKFSSMSFDKIGSIMQAEDGSIFLGPVLDWDEQDDGSVQVKAGRTYFSAVEYLACHMDTKEERTAWDRADNKLTKTLLTLWPDLDSHSRFVLCPPDFDSQNILVDDKGDVTGIIDWDLCQTMPPHQGYASYPGWITRDWDPLMYGWPAMDTEDSPDTLQRYRDHYNKELGKALSWKGDWALTEHSHITEAVWLAVLNRMNRRDILRKFVEVALDVDRKEALGIFYDIGDDYYDGEDWEELKENLGLLFGSGSSTHHCSSPVCHTTARTRCVKQEHLEVCRNCGDAWSLKHHSSCPYCRGKDEAEEARNERERKAAEKKKKKKSKWNK, from the exons ATGTCGGCCCCAGAGGATTATATGTCGGATGAATGGACTGGCACTGACTCGGAAATCAACTCAGACGACCTGACAGATATCTGCACAAACGACGGCTCAGACGACGGCTCAGATGGAGGCTCAGAAGAGGTTCCAGAGATTGACCCTGAGGTCTTTGGTCCTCTTGCAAACATCACTGCGGAGTCACTCATAGCTCTCGCCTCTCGAATCGCCAAGGATGTCCTTCATGTTTCTGCAGAAAACGCAACACTCGTGAACCGACTCAGTGGTTCCTTCAACATCGTTCACATTGTCCAGTTGGAAACCCTCAAGCTAGTGATTAGGGTTCCCGCCACAGGTTGGGGCGCTGGAATGACAAAGACAGCAGAAGATGCCCTTGCATCGCAAGTTGCGACCATGTGTTTCATTCGACAACAAACCGGTGCTCCTGTACCTGAGGTGTATAGTTGGGACCCAACCAACGACAATGAAGTTGGTGCGCCATTCATTTGCATGAGCTTTTTGGCCGGAGAGACTGCATCTCGTGTTTGGTTCAAAGACTCGATCAACGCTGAGGAGCGAGAAGAAGTTCGTCTCAATATTTTGACTAGTCTTGCTAACATCATGGCCAAATTCTCATCTATGAGCTTCGATAAGATTGGTTCGATCATGCAGGCAGAAGATGGTAGCATATTTCTGGGACCTGTTTTAGATTGGGACGAGCAAGATGATGGCAGCGTGCAAGTCAAAGCTGGTCGCACGTACTTCTCAGCAGTGGAGTATCTTGCCTGCCACATGGATACTAAAGAAGAAAGGACTGCGTGGGATCGTGCTGACAACAAGCTAACAAAGACCCTCCTGACTCTCTGGCCCGATCTGGATTCCCACTCCCGCTTTGTTCTGTGCCCACCCGACTTTGACTCCCAGAATATTTTGGTGGACGACAAAGGAGATGTGACTGGCATCATCGATTGGGATCTGTGCCAAACCATGCCGCCTCATCAGGGGTATGCTAGCTATCCAGGTTGGATCACAAGGGACTGGGACCCATTGATGTATGGCTGGCCCGCCATGGACACTGAGGACTCCCCGGATACACTTCAACGTTATCGGGACCACTACAACAAAGAACTTGGTAAAGCTCTTTCATGGAAAGGGGACTGGGCTCTGACCGAACACTCCCACATCACAGAAGCAGTATGGCTCGCGGTTCTCAACAGGATGAACAGGAGGGATATTCTTCGCAAGTTTGTCGAGGTTGCCCTAGATGTCGACAGAAAAGAGGCTTTAGGCATTTTCTATGATATTGGAGACGATTATTATGACGGGGAGGACTGGGAAGAGTTGAAAGAGAACCTGGGACTGCTGTTTG GAAGCGGAAGCTCGACACATCATTG cagcagccctgtGTGTCACACAACTGCCAGAACTCGTTGTGTGAAGCAGGAGCACTTGGAGGTCTGTCGTAATTGTGGTGACGCGTGGTCGCTGAAGCACCATTCCTCATGCCCCTATTGTCGGGGAAAGGATGAAGCGGAGGAAGCCAGAAATGAACGAGAGAGAAAGGCtgcggagaagaagaagaagaagaagagcaagtGGAACAAGTGA
- a CDS encoding coenzyme Q biosynthesis protein Coq4-domain-containing protein codes for MESALPKLRSIGSARNVSTLIRATSCASCSSSSPRSFTSLNRPPPNYPGHVPLTRVERAGLAIGASVMSFFDPYRHDLIAATGEATATPYFIYRLRDVMLADPTGRRILRVRPRISSKTLSLEALRALPENSVGRAYVGWLDREGVSPDTRATVRYIDDEECAYVMQRYRECHDFYHALTGLPIVREGEVALKAFEFANTLLPMTGLSIFAAATMKRSERQRFASIYLPWALKNGARSKEVINVFWEERLEDDVSDLRKELGIEQPPDMRDIRKREREEKKRLKELREQGL; via the exons ATGGAGAGCGCACTTCCTAAACTAAGGTCAATTGGATCTGCCCGGAATGTTAGCACATTGATACGGGCAACATCTTGTGCATCCTGCTCGTCTTCGTCACCGAGGAGCTTCACAAGCTTAAACCGCCCCCCACCAAATTACCCAGGCCATGTTCCTCTAACGAGAGTTGAGCGGGCTGGGCTGGCCATTGGAGCCAGCGTCATGTCGTTTTTCGATCCCTATCGTCATG ATCTCATCGCTGCTACCGGCGAAGCCACTGCCACACCCTACTTTATCTACCGCCTGCGCGACGTCATGCTCGCCGATCCAACCGGCCGTCGTATCCTCCGAGTTCGACCTCGGATTTCTTCCAAAACCCTCTCCCTCGAAGCTCTGCGCGCACTACCCGAAAACTCCGTTGGTCGCGCCTACGTAGGGTGGCTCGATCGCGAAGGCGTCTCCCCCGATACCCGAGCTACAGTGCGGTACATCGACGACGAAGAGTGCGCATATGTCATGCAGCGATACCGCGAGTGTCATGACTTCTATCACGCTTTGACTGGTCTGCCCATTGTGCGCGAGGGTGAGGTTGCTCTCAAGGCTTTTGAGTTTGCGAATACTTTACTTCCCATGACGGGATTGAGTATCTTTGCGGCTGCTACCATGAAGAGGAGCGAGAGACAGCGATTCGCCTCGATATATCTTCCCTGGGCTCTGAAGAACGGGGCACGGAGCAAAGAGGTCATCAATGTATTCTGGGAAGAGAGACTTGAGGATGACGTTAGTGACTTGAGAAAAGAGCTGGGTATTGAGCAGCCGCCCGATATGAGAGACATTCgaaagagggagagggaagagaagaagagactcAAAGAGCTGAGAGAGCAAGGACTATAG
- a CDS encoding PDCD5-related protein produces MDDAELEQLRKARLEQLKAEAGGSGGGSSGQEQQQQRQQQQNDARQHILNQILHPEAADRLGRIRLVKEERAADIENRLITLAQTGQLRQKVTEAQLKELLNAMSESKEEEKIVVSRRKAWDDDDDLDL; encoded by the exons ATGGATGACGCAGAGTTAGAACAG TTACGAAAAGCTCGTCTGGAGCAACTGAAGGCCGAAGCTGGTGGCAGTGGAGGCGGTTCTTCTGGTCAggaacaacaacagcagcgcCA GCAACAGCAAAATGATGCTCGCCAACACATCCTCAACCAGATCCTCCATCCCGAAGCCGCCGACCGTCTAGGTCGTATCCGACTTGTGAAAGAGGAGCGTGCCGCCGATATCGAGAACCGACTTATCACGCTTGCACAAACCGGCCAACTTCGACAGAAGGTCACTGAAGCACAACTCAAGGAGCTTCTGAACGCTATGTCGGAGAgcaaggaggaggagaagattgTTGTGAGCAGACGCAAGGCGtgggacgatgatgacgatttGGATCTGTAA
- a CDS encoding ketopantoate reductase PanE/ApbA C terminal-domain-containing protein, whose product MQPRATGQIARKSTRWLRNSPNFGYTRLFASAVPPTEQKKPEAVPPELGSAPSRPWQSSSIQAGSVTPTSTSPSSQFYVPSVVIPAEAAKSGPVHKIHILGEDVRSRFIAHALCSVYDSVETVPFREMPKSRYRNVEKVQPERTRKNAYVEKNAAMPEDDVVPQSDRSHIDELIVTGRGFEAVKAIVSVKDRIDDKTSICLLNDGMGVLERVREEIFDGTQPEPNFYLGHMSHALGFNRNRDSVKQFKSGRTVFTKADPVLNAEKELYIPAEQQPSMMHSLRRVKELNTTFSTYEHWLRFKLPSIMFTAAVEPVCVLLDLPYQGLLENRNAQKMMNQLLGEMALVTENMPEVQDSPDLIKFLRGEGLKKFCYRRITGKSNAPSDLLTRINKGLQTDINYQNGYFLKRARILGIDTPTNQLMVQMIKARRIEQQQKLRSIIPVQEASPSDVRKKTQQRMLKNGLLL is encoded by the coding sequence ATGCAGCCGCGGGCGACCGGTCAAATAGCGAGGAAATCGACCCGATGGCTCCGAAATAGCCCTAATTTTGGCTATACACGACTCTTCGCTTCGGCAGTGCCTCCGACAGAACAGAAGAAACCAGAGGCCGTACCCCCAGAACTCGGCAGTGCGCCATCACGGCCATGGCAAAGCTCTAGTATCCAAGCCGGATCGGTCACACCTACATCAACAAGCCCTTCGTCGCAATTCTACGTCCCCTCGGTCGTCATTCCAGCTGAAGCAGCGAAATCTGGACCCGTACATAAAATTCATATCCTGGGCGAAGATGTAAGATCGAGATTCATCGCCCACGCTCTATGTAGTGTTTATGATTCCGTTGAGACGGTGCCATTTCGCGAGATGCCCAAGTCAAGATATCGAAATGTCGAAAAGGTTCAACCTGAACGAACGAGGAAGAATGCATATGTCGAGAAGAATGCAGCCATGCCCGAGGACGATGTTGTACCTCAATCTGACCGCTCGCACATCGATGAGTTGATAGTTACCGGCCGTGGCtttgaagctgtcaaggcGATCGTCTCAGTCAAAGATCGGATCGACGATAAAACATCGATTTGTCTTCTCAACGACGGCATGGGAGTTCTCGAGCGGGTCCGCGAGGAAATTTTTGACGGAACCCAGCCTGAGCCCAACTTTTACTTGGGTCATATGTCCCACGCGCTCGGTTTCAACCGGAACAGGGATTCTGTTAAGCAGTTCAAGAGTGGGCGAACAGTCTTCACCAAGGCCGATCCGGTACTGAATGCGGAGAAGGAGCTTTACATCCCCGCTGAGCAGCAGCCTAGTATGATGCATTCTTTGAGAAGGGTCAAAGAGCTCAACACAACCTTCAGTACTTATGAGCACTGGCTAAGATTCAAACTACCTTCCATTATGTTCACGGCTGCTGTTGAGCCCGTCTGCGTGCTCCTTGACCTCCCATACCAAGGTCTGTTGGAAAATCGAAATGCTCAAAAGATGATGAATCAGCTTCTGGGGGAAATGGCTCTAGTGACGGAGAACATGCCCGAGGTCCAAGACTCACCCGACCTCATAAAGTTCCTCCGCGGAGAAGGCCTCAAGAAGTTCTGCTACCGCCGTATTACTGGCAAGAGCAACGCCCCAAGTGATCTGCTGACACGCATCAACAAGGGTCTACAAACAGATATAAACTATCAGAACGGATACTTCTTGAAGCGGGCTAGGATTCTCGGCATAGACACACCGACAAATCAACTGATGGTTCAAATGATTAAGGCCCGACGTATTGAACAACAGCAAAAGTTGCGGTCTATCATTCCAGTCCAGGAGGCATCGCCAAGCGATGTTAGGAAGAAGACTCAGCAGCGCATGCTGAAAAATGGCCTTCTTTTGTAG
- a CDS encoding ubiquitin-related domain-containing protein gives MFYEGTLQEGISTAVSQQKLVLCFVTDESDESTQWENEFLVDDTLSDLLKEHSIALRLKAGSEEAGYLAQIFPLPRTPTVVIIKNGELKEYITPGTSKEDFLRRVQTAFNSTAAPAAPAPATTQPTPAPEQASPPQPQTETPAASEQQSTPPTAAPSTSENVRRILAERAARLQAQKEENERKVKEERARTKEKAKAEAEAGMDTDNARAHKQAEAVRKKKQKDQEEKARILKRIEDDKAERRLRAEQREKQKLDNLKGGDVAASLVSAPETKLSSTSKSGAITALQVRLFDGSTLRNRFKTTAHLKEVRHWVDESRGDGSQPYTFKQVLTPLPNKNIDETEEDKPLGDLGLFPSSTLVLIPVKKFTTAYDDSQGIVSRVIGFILSIFTWIFSLFGGGDERTGHRGPTSDAPGSSQERIQSFQNRRDQQRDQQLYNGNSLNFEPRPEEEEKDE, from the exons ATGTTTTATGAGGGAACCCTTCAGGAAGGCATCTCGACAGCCGTCAGTCAGCAGAAACTTGTTCTATGTTTCGTGACAG ATGAAAGCGACGAGAGCACACAATGGGAAAATGAGTTTCTGGTCGATGATACA TTGAGCGACTTACTCAAGGAGCATTCTATTGCGCTCCGTCTCAAAGCTGGGTCCGAGGAAGCCGGATATCTAGCTCAGATCTTCCCTCTACCACGGACTCCCACTGTTGTTATCATTAAGAATGGAGAGCTGAAGGAGTACATCACACCAGGGACCAGCAAAGAGGATTTCTTGCGGAGAGTTCAGACTGCTTTTAACTCCACCGCTGCACCTGCAGCTCCGGCTCCAGCTACAACCCAACCAACCCCGGCACCAGAGCAGGCCAGCCCACCACAGCCCCAGACAGAGACACCCGCAGCTTCAGAACAGCAGAGCACTCCACCAACAGCGGCTCCTTCAACGTCAGAAAACGTTCGTCGGATACTGGCTGAGAGGGCCGCCAGGCTGCAAGCCCAAAAGGAGGAGAATGAGCGCAAGGTGAAGGAGGAACGCGCAAGGACGAAAGAGAAAGCCAAAGCTGAGGCCGAAGCTGGTATGGATACGGACAACGCCCGGGCTCACAAGCAAGCTGAGGCAgtaaggaagaagaaacagaaagACCAAGAGGAGAAAGCGCGGATTCTCAAGCGCATCGAAGACGACAAGGCAGAGCGACGCCTACGTGCCGAGCAGCGTGAGAAGCAGAAACTTGATAACCTCAAGGGTGGCGACGTTGCAGCATCATTAGTGAGCGCACCAGAGACAAAGCTGTCAAGCACCTCCAAGTCTGGCGCGATAACGGCTCTTCAAGTCCGCTTGTTCGATGGATCAACACTGAGGAATCGCTTCAAGACGACTGCGCACCTAAAGGAGGTCCGACATTGGGTGGATGAAAGTAGAGGCGATGGCTCGCAGCCATATACTTTCAAGCAGGTCCTCACACCTCTACCCAATAAGAATATTGATGAGACTGAGGAGGACAAGCCGTTAGGAGATCTCGGCCTTTTTCCGTCTTCGACATTGGTGCTTATTCCCGTCAAGAAGTTTACGACCGCCTACGATGATTCACAGGGCATTGTTTCGAGAGTCATTGGATTTATTCTCAGCATTTTCACATGGATTTTCAGTCTTTTTGGGGGCGGTGATGAGCGCACTGGGCACCGAGGGCCTACGAGCGATGCGCCGGGCAGTTCTCAAGAGCGTATTCAGTCATTCCAGAATCGCAGAGATCAGCAAAGAGATCAACAGTTGTACAATGGAAATTCG CTGAACTTTGAGCCACGgccagaggaggaggagaaagatgAATGA
- a CDS encoding protein-lysine N-methyltransferase, with translation MLIDPAFLPWAESKGVKLKGVEPRILPGRGIGIVATRDIKPNETILSVPMKALRTIDTVPKNITEALQGVSVHGILAAEIALDKSDDFSVWKTVLPTREDLEAGVPMMWPSELQALLPKRAKDILDNQNTTFRRECEIVLKAFPKLTRDEYLYSWVLINTRTFYNSMPKMKSYAHADRLVCMPTADLFNHADQGCKLAYSALGYSVQADRVYHQGEEVYVSYGPHSNDFLLSEYGFILDTNRWDEVYLDEVILPKLNKTQRADLESINFLGRYTLDYQTLGCHRTQVALRMLCCTQRQWQRFFDAQDEGRSSQAEVDGLLLTALKDFLNIIGKTLHDIDEVEGGSSSQRELLRRRWQQIGAMVTKTIDTLS, from the exons ATGCTCATTGATCCTGCTTTTCTGCCATGGGCAGAAAGTAAAGGAGTCAAACTAAAGGGTGTTGAACCTCGAATTCTTCCAGGTCGAGGTATTGGTATTGTCGCAACTCGCGATATCAAG CCAAATGAAACTATTTTGAGTGTGCCAATGAAAGCACTTCGCACTATTGACACAGTGCCAAAGAACATCACCGAAGCCCTTCAAGGAGTCTCAGTTCATGGCATCCTGGCTGCTGAAATTGCTCTTGACAAAAGTGATGACTTTTCTGTATGGAAAACTGTCCTGCCAACCCGGGAAGATCTAGAAGCCGGTGTGCCCATGATGTGGCCTAGTGAACTTCAAGCCCTTCTACCCAAGAGGGCCAAGGATATCCTGGATAATCAGAATACTACATTCAGGCGCGAGTGCGAAATTGTCCTGAAAGCATTCCCAAAATTGACCAGGGATGAGTACTTATACTCTTGGgttctcatcaacaccagAACCTTCTACAACAGCATGCCCAAAATGAAAAGCTACGCTCATGCTGACCGACTAGTCTGCATGCCAACAGCCGACCTCTTCAATCACGCTGACCAAGGATGCAAGCTCGCCTATTCAGCCCTGGGATACAGCGTTCAAGCGGACAGAGTCTATCAccaaggtgaagaagtcTACGTATCGTACGGGCCACATTCAAATGACTTTCTCCTTTCCGAATACGGTTTCATTCTGGATACAAACCGATGGGACGAGGTCTACCTCGATGAAGTGATTCTTCCAAAGCTGAACAAGACACAGCGTGCCGACCTTGAAAGTATCAATTTTCTTGGAAGATACACTCTCGATTACCAGACATTAGGCTGTCATCGAACCCAAGTCGCTTTGCGAATGCTATGCTGTACACAAAGGCAATGGCAGCGGTTCTTTGATGCTCAAGACGAGGGGCGTTCGTCACaggctgaggttgatggaTTATTGTTGACAGCACTGAAAGATTTCTTGAACATCATCGGAAAGACTCTGCACGATATAGATGAGGTAGAAGGTGGTTCGAGTAGCCAGCGGGAACTCTTGCGGCGCAGATGGCAGCAGATTGGAGCCATGGTGACCAAGACAATAGATACACTTTCATGA